In Phycisphaerales bacterium AB-hyl4, the genomic window TGATTCAAAACGCCCGCACCAGCGGCGGCGGCTATGTGCCCAGTGTGCCCACGCGTGCGTGCACCGTCGGCCCGGTCGAGACGTGGAAGGCGGAGAAGGTCAGCATCTGGCACCCGGGTTATCACGACAACCCGTTCGGCATGCGACTGTCGGCCCTGATGATCAGCAAAGGCATCGCCGACACCAGTGTGCCCATGAGCCTGCTGGCCGAGCATCCCAACGTCCACTTCCACTATTACCGGGGCGGCCTCGGCAAGGTCGAAACCAAGATGCTCTGATTCACCGGCTCCGCCTCGGCGGACGCATACGGTAAGGATTGCTGATGACCGTTCGCTCCATCCTCCTCGGCTTGGCGCTTGGCGTGTTCGTTTCGGCGTTCACACATTTCAACGACATGTTCATCCAGGGCAGTTGGTTCATCAGCAATCACCTGCCCATCGGTGTGCTTGGCGTGCTGGTTGTGGGCATTCTGGTGCTGAATCCTTTGCTGCGCGCCATGGGCAGCGGCTTGTCGTTGCGGGCGGGGGAGTTGGCGATCATCGTCGCGCTGGGGCTGGCGTCATGTGGTTGGCCGAGCTTCAGCTACTTCCGTTATTTCGTCACGATCACCGCGTTTCCCGCGCATGGGCAGGGCACGCAACCGCACTGGCAGTCCAGCGGTGTGATGCGTTACCTGCCCGGCGGCGACCCGCAACTGGCCGAGGGGCATGTGCAGGACTGGTCGGCGCTGGTTTTGGCGGTGGCGGACGAGCAGCAGCGTGATCGCGAGCCGGTGCTGGAGCGGATGTGGTCGCTTTTGCCGAGCGGTCAGCAGAACATCATCCAGCGTTTCGCCGATCAGGGGAACGTGCCGCTGGACTCGCGTGCGGTGGTGCTTCGTGCGGTGAATGTGGCGCTGACGTCGGGCGACCTGACGCCGCAGCCGCCGCCAGAGATGGATGCGTTGCCCGCGCCGATGCGCGGGTTGGTCGAGGCACATGGGGATGAGCCGTTGACCGGCCGGGCGCTGGTTCGGCTGAACCGGTGGTGGTTGACGAGCGTGTTGCCGGAGGCGGTGATGCCGCCGCCGCGGGGTGATGGCGTGATGCTGCTGGGCGCGGCGCCGGGGCATGACGTGCTGGACACGGTGGTGGCGGGCGCGGACGCGCCGTTGGGCATAAGTGAGTTGCCGTGGTCGGCGTGGTGGCCGGTGATTCGGGTGTGGGGCTCAATCGGGCTGCTGCTGGGGTTGGCGAGCTTGTGTCTAACGTTGATCGTGCACCCGCAGTGGTCGCGTCGCGAGCTGCTGCCATACCCGATTGCGCGGTTTGTCAATGAACTGAGTGAACGCGACGGCGACGCCTGGCTGCCGCGGATCGCCAGCAGTCGGCTGTTCTGGTTCGGCATGGGCGCGATGGTGCTGGTGCACGGCGTGAACGGCCTGCACGCATGGTTCGAGGCAGTCCCGGAGATTCCGTTGCGGCTGGCCTTTGAACCATTGTCCGAGCTGTTCCCGACCTTCTCGCGGGTGTCGGGGACGGGTGAGCTGTTTCGGCCTTACATCTACTTCTCGGTGATCGCGTTCTGCTTCTTCCTGGCCACGCCGGTGTCGTTCTCACTGGGCGCGTCGACGTTCGCCTACGGCCTACTTGGCGCGGCGCTGCTGTCCGCGGGGATCAGCTTCGACAACGAATACATCGGCGCGGGCAAGGGCAACATGCTGCGATTCGGCGCGTACGTCGGCATGGCGGGCATCATTCTTTACATCGGTCGGCGGTATTACCTGTCTGTGGTGGCCTCGGCGGTCGGCTTGCCTCGCGCAGCCGACGTGCCAAGCTACGCGGTATGGGCAATGCGCGGGCTGGTGGTGCTGTTCGCGGTGTTGGTGGTGCTGTTTTACACCGCCGGGCTGAGTTGGGGCATCGCGAGCGTGTTTATTCTGATGTTGCTGCTGCTGTTCCTGGTGGTGACGCGAATCGTGGTCGAGACGGGGATGTTTTTCGTGCAGGTGTGGTGGATGCCGGTGGGCATTCTCACGGGCCTGCTGGGGTTTGAGGCGATCGGGCCGACGACGTACCTGGTGCTGGCGATCGGCAGTGTCTTACTGGTGGGCGATCCGCGCACGTTGTTGATGCCCTACCTGGCCAACGGTTTGCAGGTCGCCGAGCGCGCGGAGGCGGCGAAGCCGGGGCGGTTGGCGCCGTGGCTGACGGTGATGCTGCTGGTGGGTTTCGTGGTAGCGGGGGTGGCGTTGTTCAGTCTGGCGCACAATCGCGGGCCGGGCATTGCGAGCACCTGGGATACCCAGACACTGCCGAACATGCCCTTTGAGTTCGCATCGCGTTACATTGCCGAGAGCTCGGCACAGGACACGTTAAGCCAGGCCACCGCCGCCTCGGGGCTGGACCGCCTGGCCAACGCCCGCTTCGACTCGACGATGTGGGGCTGGATGGTGTTGGGGCTGGTGTTGCTGGTGGGCACGGCTGTAGCGAGGCTGCGGCTGCCTTGGTGGCCGATTCACCCCGTGCTGTTCCTGGTCTGGGGCACGATGCCCGCCTCACGGCTGGGCGTTTCGTTCATGATCGGCTGGCTGGTGAAAGTGCTCGTCGTGCAGGTGTCCGGCTCGCGCGGCTATCGGCAACTGCTGCCGTTGATGGTGGGCATCATCGCCGGCGAACTGCTGATGGGCCTGGTCTGGTCCGGCGTCAGCGGGGTGTACTACGGCGTTCAGGAGACGGCCCCGCCGGTGTACCGCATCTATCCGTGACCTGCCGGGGCGCTTGAGTTGTGGTCTGATCGTGATATGTGAGAGCGCCGCGGCGGGTGTGGTTTGCTGTCGCAGATTGGCCGGGGTATGATGCTGGGCTACGCATGCAGCCTGGCCAGGTCGCGATGAACGACCATTCAGGACCGGCGTCCCGGCTCGTCGACCGGGGCCACCAGGCGGCAAAGGAGACGTTTTTCGATGACCGATTCTAATCAACTACCGCTTTACGAGGCCATGTTCCTGCTCGACCAGCGCTCCGGCCTTGAGGTTCAGGGCGGCATGGACAAGGTTCGCGAGATCCTTGAACGCTCCGGCGCGGAGATCGTCGCGCTGAACAAGTGGGACGAGCGAAAGCTTGCTTACGCGATCCGTGGCCAGAAGCGTGGCACGTATCTGCTGGGCCTGTTCCGTGTGCACGGCGGCAAGATCACGACCATTGAACGCGACTGCCACCTCTCCGAAGAGGTGCTGCGGGTGATGGTGACGCGCGGCGAGCACCTGGGCGAACTTGAAATCGAGGCGGCGATCAACAACGTGCAACTCGCTCAGGACGAAGACGACCTTCGCGAGGGTGCGGAAGGCGAAGACGCCACGTCGACTCAGCAGGTTGGCGCTGACAACGAAAACTGATTTCTCACCTCACGCCTTCGGTCGGCTGACACCCCGGTGTCAGGGTCCATTGGCGGGGTTTGTCTGTCTGCACGACGCTGACCGAAACCGGTGGAGCCGAACATGCCGAACCTGAACAAGGTCATGCTCATGGGGAACCTTACGCGGGACCCCGAGATGCGATACACGGCCAACAACACCCCGGTCACCAAGCTGGGGCTGGCTGTGAACCGTCGATGGAAGAACCAGCAGGGCGAGCAGCAGGAAGAAACCTGTTTCATCGACTGCACCGCCTTCGCCCGCGGCGCCGAGGTGCTCAACCAGTACCTGCGCAAGGGTCGGCCGGTGTTCATCGAAGGTAGACTGCACCTCAACCAGTGGCAGGACCAGCAGGGCAACAACCGCTCGAAACTTGAGGTGATCGTCGAGAACTTCCAGTTCATCGACAGTCGCGGCGGCGAAGGCGGTGGTGGGGGCGGCGACTATGGCGGCGGAGGTGGAGGTGGCTACCAGAGTGGTGGCGGTGGCGGGGGCGGCCCGCAGCAGCGGTCGCAGGGTGGTGGTGGTCAGCCACCGCAGCAGCCACACCAGCCGGTCGATGCGGATGACATTCCGTTCTGATCGTCGAACAATTACGCATTCACAACATGCTGGTGTCAGTGGCAGGTGATGGAGCCTGCCGTGCGGCGCCTAACTTCAACAATCGCGAAAGCGAAGGACAACATGAAACAGATCGAACTTCTGCTTCTGGACAACGTGGACAACCTCGGCATCGTCGGCGACGTGGTCAAGGTTCGACCCGGCTATGCCCGTAACTTCCTCGTGCCGCGCGGTCTGGCGACCACGCCCACGCCCGGCTCGATCGAACGGCTCGCCGAGCGCCGCGCCGTGGTTGAGGCGGAGATGAAGGCCATCCGCTCCGCCCAGCAGGAAATGATCGGCAAGCTCGAAGAGCACGAAATCACCATGGAGCGCTCTGCCAACGAGCAGGGTGTGCTGTTTGGTGGCGTGTCGCAGCATGACATCGCCGAGGCGCTGCGAGCCGACGGCTTCAGTGTCGAGGACCGCTGGGTCCGCATCGGCCAGCAGATCAAGCGGCTGGACTCGTATCAGATCCCCGTCGTGATCGACAAGGAACTGAAAACCGAGGTCAAGCTCTGGGTTGTCTCTGACAAGCCGGCGGAGGAGCTGGAGGCCGAGGGCGACGCGGGCGAGGGTGACGAGGTGGCAGCGGAGTCGGCCGACGAGTCGGCGTCCGGCGGCTACCACGGCCGAGACGACTAATCGCTCGCGATTGAGCGACATGCAGCCGCGATAAGCGGTTTGTAGCCAATCAATCATCTGAGATAAACGGCTCGCCTTCCATGTGTGTCCAGCGTCAACCAGGCGCGGGCGTGCATGGAAGGCGAGCTTTTTTTATGCCCAGATTTTGGCCGACATTCATCCCCACTTGACTCGCCGGTGACGTGTGAAGGCACGCGTCGATAATGAAACTGCATAATTAGAAGGCTGGGTTGTGAAGTCCTGCGCGTAAAGAAGGCAGCGATTCTAGCTACTGCTAAATCCTTCATTATTTTATCTCCAGGTCGGTTTAAGTCATATCTCCCTGTTTTAAAGCTGTTTAGAAATGATTTCGCCTGTTGCGGAAGCGATCTCGCGTGCGTTCGGCACGGTGGCGTGTGGGGCTGGTACGGCCATTGCCATATAGGGAGGTGTCCGCGGTTGATGGTCGGGAACGACCCGGCTGCGGGCCGGAGGGGAAAGACGCGATCGGCTGGCGATGTCGTCGGCTGGGCGGAGAAAAACCCCCAGGGTGGGCCGAACGAGCGTTACTCGGGCGGCGGGAGTTGCGAGCTATGGACATCGCTCAGTCGATCGCGTTGGTTTACTTAAGGCAGGCCACCCCCACGGCGTTCGTGGGGGCATCCAGGCGGACGTCCCGTTGGGGCGTTCGCCTGTTTCATTGGTTGCTTCAGGAGAAGTCGGAGGGGCGAGGCCCGGTGAGGCAGGCACGGCGTCATGAACCGCTGCCTGTGTCGCCCGGCCTGGCGTCTGTCGGGTTCTGCTGAGGCGGCTATCGGAGGATCGGCAGTTCGATGCTGTCGGACATTCAGTCAACACTGTCTCACAAACCGTTTCACACTAAGGAGTCATTCATGGTCGGAAGAAAAATTATGTTCAGTCTGGGACTGAGCCTCGCGGTGGTCGCGATGCTCGCAGTCGCAGCTCCGGTTTTGGCCGAGGACGGCGCGGATGTCGCCGCCGAGGTCGAAGAAGGCATCTCCAGCGAGATGTTTACGGTCAATAACCTGTGGATCATGTTGGCAGGCTGCATGGTCTTCATGATGCACCTGGGTTTCGCGTCGCTGGAAAGCGGCCTCACGCGAGCCAAAAACACGGTGAACATCCTGTTCAAGAACACGATGATCATCTGTATCGGCATTCTCAGCTATTGCGTCATCGGCTTCTCGCTGATGTACCCGGACGCGTGGGGCCTCGACGGCATCCTCGGCTGGGCGGGCATCGGTCTCGACCCCGGCGCGGACGGCCAGACGTCGGCCTACGACGACGGCTTCACCTACTACACCGACTTCTTCTTTCAGGCGATGTTCGCCGCGACCGCCGCGACGATTGTCTCCGGTGCGGTGGCTGAGCGGATCAAGCTCCTGCCGTTCCTGGTCTATATCACGCTGATTGTTTCGATCAGCTATCCGATCACCGGCTCGTGGGTGTGGGGCGGCGGCTGGTTGGACGAGATGGGCTTCATCGACTTTGCCGGCTCGACGCTGGTGCACTCGGTCGGCGGCTGGGCCGCTCTCGCGGCAGTCATCGTGCTCGGCCCGCGTCTGGGCAAGTACGCCAAGGATGGCACGGTCAACCCGATCCCGGGCCACAGCCTGCCGCTGGCGTGCATCGGTGTGTTCCTGCTGTGGTTCGGCTGGTTCGGCTTCAACGGTGGCTCGGTGCTGACGGCTGACGCAGACGAAGTATCGCTGGTGCTGACCACTACGGCGCTGTCGGCGGCGGCAGGCGGTATCGCCGCGGCGCTGGTCGCCTTCTTCGTGACCAAGAGTGCCGACCTGACGATGGCGCTGAACGGCATCCTCGGCGGCCTGGTCGCCATCACCGCCAGTGCGGATCTTCAGTCGCCTTTGACAGCGATCGCGATCGGCCTGATCGGTGGCGGCATTGTGGTCTTCTCCGTGCTCGCGTTCGACCGCATCCGCATTGACGACCCGGTGGGCGCAATCAGCGTGCACGGCATCGTTGGTATCTGGGGCACGCTCGCTCCGGGCATCTTTGGCGCCGAGGCCGGCGTGGGTCAACTCGGCACGCAGGCGGTGGGCATCCTGGCGATCGGGGCGTTCACGCTGGTGTTCGCCTTCATCGCCGCCTTCGCGGTCAAGGCTCTGATGGGCTTCCGCGTCGATGCCAGCGAGGAAATCGAAGGTCTGGACCTCGGCGAACATGAAATGTCCGCCTACCCGGACTTCCAGCGCGTTTACATCAAGAGCTACCACGCTCGCGAGATCTGATCGCGGGGTACGGGTGCGGGAGTCAGGGAACGGTGGAAGCCTTCTCTGATCACCGCCCGCCTCAATCCCTGTTTCCTGTTCCCTGAACTTTGAATCCAGTCGCGAAGCGACAAAAAGGAATAAACACCATGCACATGATCGAAGCGATCATCAAACCGTCCGCATTGGACGATGTGAAAGCGAAGTTGGCCAGTCTCGGCGTTCTCGGTTGTACCGCTGTGGAATGCAAAGGCTTCGGCAAGCAGAAAGGCCACACCGAACGCTACCGTGGCGGCCGAATGGACGTGGGCTTCGTGCCCAAGGTGCTGCTGAAGGTCGCGGTCAAGAGTGAGGATCTCGACAAGGCGCTGGACGCCATCGTCGAGGCGGCCCGCACCGGCAGCGTGGGCGACGGCAAGCTGTTCGTCTACGAACTGGGCAAGGTCGTTCGGATCCGCACGGGCGAATCCGACAACGATGCTTTGTGACCAACTCTCACTTGTTCGATGCTTCCCTCTTTGAGGGAGGACAGAGGCCCGACGGCGCTCCACCCGCGTCGTCGGGCTTTTTTGTCTGGATCGATGGCGCGTCTGCCCGCTGCCAAATGCAAACAAGCACGAATGACGACCGGCTGTCGGTCTGTCATTCGTGCTTGTTTGTTTCTTCACGGACCCAGGCTTTGTTCGTTGTCATGCCAGCGGATGTCGTTGCGCGTTTGATGGTGCAACGGCGTCACCGCATGGCAGGTGTCATATCGACGGATTACTCGTCGGCTTCCGCTTCTTCGTCGGTGGCTTCGTGCACGGGGGCGGTGGGGCCGCCGGGGGCGATGCCCTTGGCTTCAAACACCTTGGCCTTGATCTCTTCCGCGACTTCGGGATTGTCCTTGAGGAACTGCTTGGCGTTTTCGCGTCCCTGACCGAGGCGGACTTCGCCGAAGCTGAACCATGCGCCGGACTTCTGGACGACTTCTTCATTGACGCCGAGGTCGACCAGGTCGCCGGTGGCGCTGATGCCTTCGTTGAACATGATGTCAAACTCGGCATCGCGGAACGGCGGGGCGATCTTGTTCTTGACCACGCGGGCGCGGGTGCGGTTGCCTACGGCCTGGTCGCTGTCCTTGATTGAGCCAGTGCGTCGGATATCGATGCGGACGGATGCGTAGAACTTGAGCGCCCGTCCACCGGGGGTGGTTTCGGGATTGCCGAACATCACGCCGATCTTTTCGCGGATCTGGTTGATGAAGATCACGCTGGTCTTGGAGCGGTTGATGGCGCCGGTGAGCTTGCGGAGGGCCTGGCTCATCAGTCGTGCCTGGAGGCCGACGTGGCTATCGCCCATCTCGCCTTCGATTTCAGCGCGGGGGATCAGGGCGGCGACGGAGTCGACGACGATGACGTCGACGGCGTTGGAGCGAACGAGCAGTTCGCAGATTTCCAGCGCCTGTTCGCCGGTGTCCGGCTGGGAGACGAGCAGGTCTTCGAGGTTGACGCCGAGACGTCGGGCCCAGGAGGGGTCGAGGGCGTGCTCGGCGTCGATGAAGGCCGCG contains:
- a CDS encoding P-II family nitrogen regulator; amino-acid sequence: MHMIEAIIKPSALDDVKAKLASLGVLGCTAVECKGFGKQKGHTERYRGGRMDVGFVPKVLLKVAVKSEDLDKALDAIVEAARTGSVGDGKLFVYELGKVVRIRTGESDNDAL
- a CDS encoding DUF6785 family protein, which codes for MTVRSILLGLALGVFVSAFTHFNDMFIQGSWFISNHLPIGVLGVLVVGILVLNPLLRAMGSGLSLRAGELAIIVALGLASCGWPSFSYFRYFVTITAFPAHGQGTQPHWQSSGVMRYLPGGDPQLAEGHVQDWSALVLAVADEQQRDREPVLERMWSLLPSGQQNIIQRFADQGNVPLDSRAVVLRAVNVALTSGDLTPQPPPEMDALPAPMRGLVEAHGDEPLTGRALVRLNRWWLTSVLPEAVMPPPRGDGVMLLGAAPGHDVLDTVVAGADAPLGISELPWSAWWPVIRVWGSIGLLLGLASLCLTLIVHPQWSRRELLPYPIARFVNELSERDGDAWLPRIASSRLFWFGMGAMVLVHGVNGLHAWFEAVPEIPLRLAFEPLSELFPTFSRVSGTGELFRPYIYFSVIAFCFFLATPVSFSLGASTFAYGLLGAALLSAGISFDNEYIGAGKGNMLRFGAYVGMAGIILYIGRRYYLSVVASAVGLPRAADVPSYAVWAMRGLVVLFAVLVVLFYTAGLSWGIASVFILMLLLLFLVVTRIVVETGMFFVQVWWMPVGILTGLLGFEAIGPTTYLVLAIGSVLLVGDPRTLLMPYLANGLQVAERAEAAKPGRLAPWLTVMLLVGFVVAGVALFSLAHNRGPGIASTWDTQTLPNMPFEFASRYIAESSAQDTLSQATAASGLDRLANARFDSTMWGWMVLGLVLLVGTAVARLRLPWWPIHPVLFLVWGTMPASRLGVSFMIGWLVKVLVVQVSGSRGYRQLLPLMVGIIAGELLMGLVWSGVSGVYYGVQETAPPVYRIYP
- a CDS encoding ammonium transporter, translated to MSSEMFTVNNLWIMLAGCMVFMMHLGFASLESGLTRAKNTVNILFKNTMIICIGILSYCVIGFSLMYPDAWGLDGILGWAGIGLDPGADGQTSAYDDGFTYYTDFFFQAMFAATAATIVSGAVAERIKLLPFLVYITLIVSISYPITGSWVWGGGWLDEMGFIDFAGSTLVHSVGGWAALAAVIVLGPRLGKYAKDGTVNPIPGHSLPLACIGVFLLWFGWFGFNGGSVLTADADEVSLVLTTTALSAAAGGIAAALVAFFVTKSADLTMALNGILGGLVAITASADLQSPLTAIAIGLIGGGIVVFSVLAFDRIRIDDPVGAISVHGIVGIWGTLAPGIFGAEAGVGQLGTQAVGILAIGAFTLVFAFIAAFAVKALMGFRVDASEEIEGLDLGEHEMSAYPDFQRVYIKSYHAREI
- the rplI gene encoding 50S ribosomal protein L9 — encoded protein: MKQIELLLLDNVDNLGIVGDVVKVRPGYARNFLVPRGLATTPTPGSIERLAERRAVVEAEMKAIRSAQQEMIGKLEEHEITMERSANEQGVLFGGVSQHDIAEALRADGFSVEDRWVRIGQQIKRLDSYQIPVVIDKELKTEVKLWVVSDKPAEELEAEGDAGEGDEVAAESADESASGGYHGRDD
- the recA gene encoding recombinase RecA, with the translated sequence MAKSTTASNTDTGRQQALDRALGQIERAFGKGSIMRLDDDISQVPPGISTGTISLDLALGGRGIPRGRVIEVFGPESSGKTTLTLHVIANAQKAGGVAAFIDAEHALDPSWARRLGVNLEDLLVSQPDTGEQALEICELLVRSNAVDVIVVDSVAALIPRAEIEGEMGDSHVGLQARLMSQALRKLTGAINRSKTSVIFINQIREKIGVMFGNPETTPGGRALKFYASVRIDIRRTGSIKDSDQAVGNRTRARVVKNKIAPPFRDAEFDIMFNEGISATGDLVDLGVNEEVVQKSGAWFSFGEVRLGQGRENAKQFLKDNPEVAEEIKAKVFEAKGIAPGGPTAPVHEATDEEAEADE
- the rpsF gene encoding 30S ribosomal protein S6; protein product: MTDSNQLPLYEAMFLLDQRSGLEVQGGMDKVREILERSGAEIVALNKWDERKLAYAIRGQKRGTYLLGLFRVHGGKITTIERDCHLSEEVLRVMVTRGEHLGELEIEAAINNVQLAQDEDDLREGAEGEDATSTQQVGADNEN
- a CDS encoding single-stranded DNA-binding protein encodes the protein MPNLNKVMLMGNLTRDPEMRYTANNTPVTKLGLAVNRRWKNQQGEQQEETCFIDCTAFARGAEVLNQYLRKGRPVFIEGRLHLNQWQDQQGNNRSKLEVIVENFQFIDSRGGEGGGGGGDYGGGGGGGYQSGGGGGGGPQQRSQGGGGQPPQQPHQPVDADDIPF